In Zonotrichia albicollis isolate bZonAlb1 chromosome 5, bZonAlb1.hap1, whole genome shotgun sequence, the genomic window GTCTGCAGTATATGAGCATAAAGATTCCATGTTTGAATGACTGCTACTAGTAacagccttaaaaaaaaaaattattctgactGAATTTCTCATGCCTGGCATAAACAAAGCTTGCAATACGTAGTGCTGTTGAAGTCTGGTAGGGTTTTTTGTTCAAAATTTGTGAAGAGATACAGGTACATGGACTGTCTTAACTACCAGAAAGAAGTTGTTAGTCCTGGGAGAAGTTAAATAAAATGGCAGTTAGAAAAAGGAACTAGGCAAAGGAAAGGGAGCATAGAATTTTGACAATCTCCTTTAAGCTTATTTAATTCATTGTTAAATTTTGCAAGTGATAAGAAATCCTATCAAGGAGATCTTCAAAATCTTGTTTGATATTTTGAGCCAGGTGACAAAAAAATCTTCAAGTAAGATATTTTCACCTATTCTTGCAGTGACAGGagttaaatatttaattctttcctttcttgccCTTTGAATTAGTAGCTGAAAAACGTGTGTGTCTTGGGATGAGTGGAAGAAGGAGAAACAGATTTTGAGGATGGTTAGGGAATCTATTTATTCTTTTGAGATAATGGcaaatagaatagaaaagaggACTAGGAAATAAAAGATTACAGCTAATCTCTATTGTGAATTAAAAAGTGTTTTCCTTAGCAGTCACACATTATTGTTAAATAAACAGACAACTATTTAGATTCCCAGCATTATTATACTGTCTCAAATGGCAGTCATCAGTTTTTACTGCAGTTTTTACAGCAGTCTTTACTGCTGATTAAAAATCTGATCAGAGTTTTTTGTTCGAGTCTAATGAGCTTTCTTTGTTGTCAGTAGAGAATCAAATTTGctaatttttggggttccttccAATATGAAATACTTCCCATATTCTAATTTCTCTATCATGGGCATTAAAGGCTCTTTGAATTCCCTACTCTTCACCaattttgtatttatatattgtTTAACGTTATTGTATTTGGATGCAAGGGTTCTCTGATACTATAAAAATTGCCTTGGGGATATTTGTGGAAGAATTCTGTCGTGACTTTTATGTTCAAGGTTTTATAATAGGTTGTCTAGCAGAGGATTGTGATTACTAGCTTGCAGTGTCAAATATAGAACTCCTAAATTATTGGAGGAGAAATAGCTGCTAGACTTCATAAGTACTAAAAAGAAATACCCACCTGAAAACCTGTCACTTTATTATGACTAAAACTTGTGTTCAAactgctggcagtgctctgATTTATGAGTAAGATGAGGTATGTTGAAAGGTAAGAGCTCACTGTAATGATTATAGACTACTTAGATctagtaaaaataaaacaaggttATGTAAGTACAGTATGGTATTTTTCTTAACTTGCGTACATCTGCAGAGtatatttgattggaatgttAAACAGTTGTTTCTGTATTTGTCTGCAGAATATTCAACAAAAAACAATGTAAGTATTAAAAAGAGGTTTGAAGCAATTACTCATTTTAGTACTGCAGCTATTTTTAAGCGTTCTGTAGTTCTGCTGAGAAGAGTTAAGGCCACCAGTATTTCCTACTAGCCTGCACTGGCCTTCATGATTATTTTCTTGACAGATAAACCGTAGGCTGGGAAGCTCACCTCCATAAAACCTAACTTGATATATGCCCAATAGAATGGGAGAAAAATGATGCATACCTTGTGTTGCTGTACACTTACAATAGTATACTGTAAATGagtttttttaccttttctgtccattttacttttttcctaaaTGTCTGCAGTTGACTGCTGTTAGAAACAGGAGGGAGTGGCTTCTGGGCTGGCCTGATGTGGTGTGTGTTGTTCATGGATCACAGTTGACTCTACCAGTTACTGTAGCCCCATAATTCATTTACATTACCTTGTCATACTGCTCAAAATAATTTGCCTCGTTCCATTAAATTGGTTGCTACTGAGCCTTCCCTTTGGGATAGCTGAAAACCCTTTTTACTGATCTGATAAAAGCTGTGTGGAGCAGCATTTAAAAATTTGCTTTCATGAAAAAGCATGCTGCCATAGTACCACTGAATTCTAGTTAAAGCTGCTGTGGTCACATTGCAAGGACATGGTGAAACTTGGTGGTTTTCTTAACTTGCTGTACAAAACTGtccttatttttaaacttttttttcagtACCTTAGTTATATTAAGCAAGATGGTGGAAGTTGTGTTTGTACTAGATTGTACAGTGATTTTACTGTATTGTTCCATATTttagatttttctttcatgtaaCTCAACACTTCTCACAAATACTGGGATGTATTTTTCTAAATTGTTCTATAAATTAGTAAACAAGACTGTTTAGCATCTACTTGAAACAACTTTACACTTTAGGGTGTAAAGAATTTACACTTTAGAGTGTAAATTCCAGTAACATAAGAACTTGAGATCTCACTTTTTCAACTGTTAAtaaattttttggggttatGCTTGCAATTAAAATAGAGATTTCCATTAAAGTTGGAAAAATGATATGGACAGAAGCAGAGTCATGCTAACTCAGTTTAGGTCCTTTATTTGAAACAAAGTCTAAATTCTGCCTTGAAAGTGACTTACCTTTGCAACTCAGAAGGAAACCCCTTTATGCTTTGTAATTCTTCTAAAGCATATGACttctttttaaatgtctttCTTGTGTTTTAAGATGTTCCTTGTTGTTTCCGTTTATTCCATGCCAAACTTCACTGTGTAGTAGTATTACATTGCCCCACTGTGAAGTGTTACGTTGTTAAATTATGGATTGCAAGCATGTACTTGCAAAAGGGGTTTTTAGAGGAATAGTGCAATGAAGGTCCATTGTCTGAATGTGATCTCTTAAGATACCTTGCTGACTTAATTACAATTGTGATTTTAGGCCCTAAATCAGGTGGTCCTTTGGGACAAGATCATGTTGAGAGGAGATAACCCAAGGCTGTCCTTAAAAGACATGAAGTCAAAGTACTTTTTCTTTGATGATGGAAATGGTCTCAAGTAagtaaatatttgttttattaCTAGTATTCATGGTATCTTGATTTACTTACATGCTTTGCATTTAATACATGTGTTCATTGGTGTAGTAAGGTTCCTGTATTCTATGTGATACTCTGTCATCTCTATTGCATCTTCCATTGGTAGAAGATGGCCTTGGGGTGCAAGATACCCTATGTATTCTGTAGACTGGAAGATGCACTGCTATTATGAGCAACAGGCTTCTGGGTTTCTGCCTTCAGTCTGTGTAAAATTGGTTCTGTGATGCACCCAACTCCAAAGGagtcaagtaaaaaaaaagaggcagtaACTACCTAAAATTAAACAGCTTGTTGTTTCTGGACCACATAAACAATCTGTATCCTAATTTATTTAATACTAGTAACTGTTAATTAAATCACTTAACTTGAGTGTTTGTGCTGATAGTCTTTGTTGCTTTTGCAGGGGAAACAGGAATATCACCTTGACTCTCTCCTGGAATGTTGTACCAAATGCTGGCATTCTACCTCTTGTAACAGGATCAGGACATGTGTCTGTACCTTTTCCAGATACCTATGAAACAACAAAAAGTTATTAAATTATAGTACTGAATcataagcaaaatatttttatacttgtATATTGTGGATACATTTTATTGCAGTTTCTTCTTGCATCCCATGCAACTTTTCACTGAATGGAGCTTAATTTCCTCAGGATAGTAGCAtaggaaaaggaaatgaaaattcagggttttttttttttttaataaaacattgAAGCTGAAACTTAAGGGAAAGGTAAATTGCAGAGTAACGGTTTTgaggaggaaaactgaggattttttttttcctggccatTTAAGTATAGatctccttttcttttaaataaatatttttaaaccagAAGATAGTCTTCCTGTGTTTGGGCTTTTTAAGTACTGTGattcttatttattttgtgtAGAACTCAAATATACTTTCTGGAGTTGGTTTCTGGAAGTGCCTGAAGGAAATGGCTGTTCCATTTTAGggcatttttttaaatccatgtGCAGTATGTTACAGTAGGCTAAACATGGTTCTTTCTAGGACTGTCAGCAGCTACTTGGAAAACTGGTAGTTCATTATCTGTCAGTCAGCCTCAGATCTTGAGTGCCACTGATGAAGCCCACATTCAGTTCTGTATTACAAATCATTTTAATAATTGCTTGCAGTGCAGCAAACtggaagaataaaaagaaatctaCTCAGTATGAGTCTTATTTCTTTAAGCATAAGACATAAGGCTAAGTCAGTAAGAAAAGTAAAAGCTTTAGGTAGAGAAAGGCTTTCTGAAATGGAATCTCTAGATTTTTACTGGGATCTGTTCATCAAGGAAGAATGAATGTGCTTGTCCCAGAAGGGGCTGAGACAACTGATATCAGAGGGGACCTTCCACAGCAAGGGATAGGATAGATGTTCCCTAAACAGTCTGGGTAaacctttccaaagcagaggGTTTCCCCATGGTAAGATAGAGTAATTGAGGCAGATTTCCCAACCTGGCTGTCAGTGGGTCTGCCTGCAAGGCTTGCTGAGTTGCATGAGCCAGGAAAGGTAGCAAGCAGCGTGCAGCAGCTTCAGGCAAAACCTCTGCAGAAAAAGCAGCCTCCGTGTGGCTGCACattcccctgtgtgtgtcctTCCCTCAGCCACAGCTGGGAGTGCTGCCAGGgttgggaggagggaaggagcagggtaCCAGGATGCCTCTGGGCAACAGCAATGGCTGGCAGTGATTGACTGGTGCATTTAGGCCATTCAGGAGATGGAGCACCCCCTCTATCTGCTGTGGCCCTCCTGGCACAGCGCCTGATTTACATATGTATCTTCAAACAAAGCATGACAAAGGGAATTCATTGCCAGACAGGGAATGTTCTAGATGTACCGGACACTTGGAAAAACAGGAAACTAAAACTCAGGTTTTAATGCTGtaaatcagaaaaaaagtaATAGGAAAAATGATGAGAACTGCATTGTGAAAACtcttattaaaaaaagagaTGCAAAAGATCAGAGCAGAGTATCTCCCTTTGTTTTGAGTTCACCTAAGAGCTGATTGATTTTGAAGGAACTAACTTGCTTTTAGAAAGGGATCTTTAATATTTGTGAATTTTTCCTAAGTGACTATTGAATACATTCCTCATGTTGATGTATTAATCAAAAAAAGTcttgaaaaaaattcccaaaaggTGCTTTGTCTATACAAACAAAATTTTGTTGTAAGtgcaaaaactaaaaaaaaaatttttccaTAAATGTTGTCGGAGAATTTGTCATTTGTATCCAGCATATTTGCATGAATTTCAGTTCTCTGAACTTATGCTGTTTTCCACAGAGTAGTATAATCAGCACGTTGAAACACATACTATTTTTCCTGTGCTTTGATATCAATTGTATATATGGCTCTAAAAACTGTTACAGAGAACTTAAAACTGTCatagagaaggaaaacaaaatatttttagagaTAATTGGGCAAAGTTGTGGATTTGTTTTGCTAATTGCCAAATAAgtggttggtttttttcataaattataTTCTTGAGTTGTTTACTGAAGCATTTCTTGTGGCTTGGCATTCAACCACTTCCCTGCATTCCTTTGGCAGTACTCTTCCAATTAATATAATGTCTGCCTATTAAAGAGAAGCTTTAACTACAGAGACAAGGATCTGCTGTCAAAGAGCATCAGGGAGAAAGCTACTTTCTGTCCTACAAAATGGTATATTCCTCCCAGCAGACAGTAGCAGAATTTCAAAACACAGAAACAGTAGCTTTCAAATGTGATGTTTGATGCTTTACTTGTGTTTCCCTGTGAAGAGAAATTATGTTTGAGGTAAGCATTGTAGAGGGATGAAGAAGAAACCATCATGGAGTTCAAATTCTTGGAGAGAAGAATTTGTTTTTATCCTGATGAAAAGGCCAGCATAAATGAGCACTTGATGCTGTAATAGCTTGGTTTTTGCTCCTGAGCCACGGAGACGGGATGTTGGTTCAGAGTTTAAGGAGGCAAAGTCCTCAACTGATCTctataaaaaagtaaaaagcctTTCCAAAAGTCAAATGGCTACTGTATTTTGTTGTGACAATTCTAAAGCATTTACAAAAAGAATGCGCTTTTGTGGGAATGAATGGCATTGACTTCCTCTCGTCTCACACATCTCATGAGGTACTAGTACTGCTGGCAGCTGAGTGTGCTCTTAGCTGTGTTGCTGACCAAATTTTGCTGGTTTATGAAGTAATATGTACAAACAAGGTGTTCCCTGGCAAGTGATTTACTTAATGGGGAGAGCTGAACTGAAAATGGTAAAGATACATTTCAGATAATAATTTTTAACTGAGGTTCTGGAGCCAGGAGTTCTTGTGTAAGGActggaaaagggaaattttTAAAGTAGCCTGCATTTCCATTTGCCATCAAAAACATGCAGCACTACACTGACAGCTCTATGCGGGAGGGACAAAATAGCTTTGAAAAATCTGTGTTTAGAGCTCTGCTCCCCTGAGCAGGCAGTCTTATTTATGGGTGGCTCTACAGTTATTGAAAATAGAcattaagaaaaattatttctttcagttgttaattattttatatatttcttaTGAACAATGAAATTAAACCTAGCTAATATATTGCTTACTAGCAAGATTTAAATAGAGTTCCTGCATAATTTTTGGATTCCAACTGTTGAAAATGTTGTTCTGAAAATTGCTTCAAGATGGTAGGTTTTACAGATCAGTTCTGCAAAATGAAAGCTATTTAAGCTGAAAACTCAGGTACTGGAGAAGCAATCTTGCTCCAAATTTGTGTCAGAAAATCCATACAGAGTAACTGTCAAGACTTCAAAAAAAGTTTTTCTGGTTTATTTGGCTGCtttattttggaattttttttttcattaaaacagTTAAAActtataaaattttaaactgTTCATTCAAAAACAACAGACAGATATTGTTTAGCCTGAAAAGTCTCATTCTACACATATGGGTAAATGCTCATATTGCAGTAGTTATATCAGGCATCTTTTTattaaaccaaaaaaaaaaaatatccaagaCTTAGCTTGAACAAGGCAAATCATTTCTGAATCTTTTTCTGGTGCCCTCCAACACTTCCCTCAGACCATTTTCTCAATGTTATTGAAGATAATGAGCTGAAGATGCACAGATGGAAATGAGTATTCAGTATTAAGAATGGTCATAGAACAGCTTGGGTAGGAAaggacatttaaaggccatctaatgcagcccctgtgcagtgagcagggacatctccaaCCACatcaggctgcccagagccccatccagcctgaccttgaatgtttcctGGGATGGGACATCTAACACCTCTGGGCAGCATGCTCAGTGCTTCTCCACCCTCAAACTTCTTCCTTctataaatccagccttcttcAGTGTAAAACCATTATCCCTTGTCCTCTCTCAACAAGCCCTGCTAAACTGTTAATGCCCATCTTTCTTTAGGGCCCCTCCCAAGTGCTGGAAGGCCTCAATTAGAAGTTCCTGGAACTTTCTCCAGGTTGAACAGCTCAATTCTCTCAGCCAGTAATCATCTGCATagccaggatttttctctccatctctctccaccttctcctctttccctcctCTCACCCTTCCCTCCTTCTCACTACCCCTACCTGTTTACTCCAAGCTTCAACACAACTGCTTTTTTCAATCATTAATGGTCTTATAATGAAACTCTAAATCCTCTGTGAATAAACTATTTAGAAAATAAAGTGGAAAAAGAACAACTGCGGGTTAACCATGGGCAAATTCATCTGAAACTTTCTTCTACTGCCCAGCTGTATTCCCTTTTGCTCCTTGGTAGTACTCGTGTAAATTCCGAAGAAATAGCtgacacattttaaaattataaaattggCAGAAATGGGTTAGAGGGCATACATATTTCCAGTGCTAGAAGACCATGACAGTGAGCAAGCATTTCTGTAATTAGAAGACATGTTTGTATTATACCACTAACTTTGTTAGCAGCAGACATCATGTGCTTTGCACTTGTAATGCAATGATTTCCAAGAGCTTTACaagaaaaatacacatttaGTTCCAGGAAGATCCTGGCATTCTTAAGCCATACTGGAAGTGCTTTTGCAAGCAACAGTCTTCAAAACAGTATCCTGGGATAACTAGAATTGCCTGTGTGGCATGTGATAAACCCACCACAGGTTCCACCAGCTGGCTGCACAGGTGGTTGGTAACCAGAAGGAATAATTAAGAACTCTTAATTGGGCAGGCCtttggcagagctgggatttggaTGCTGTGTGTGGCGTTTTGCTTCTGTGTTACAATGTGTGCAGCAGGTACAGTGCTATTCATTCAGTCTGCCTCCTTGCTCAGTGTTTCTTCTTGCTCTGTCAgggtttgcttttgttttccaaGAGACTGCTCTGGTCCCATGTTCTCATGCTGAAGGGAATTCGTTGGATTTGATACACAGATGAGGTTTCAGAGTGTGGTGGTAGAAGCTATGAGATGAGTAAAGAAGATAAGCCAAACACTAATTTCTGAGTTGAAgtgtaaaaatatttatgcttAAGAATGGTTGGTGTTAGATGTAGTTATGAGTGGCAGACAGAGGTCTGTTTTGTGTGACATTGTAACTGAAGATTGAGATAAAACTAGTTTAACTGTAATTTGGAAGTAACAGTGATCAGATTGTGGCTGCTGAAATCTTTCTGGGTTTTGCATTTTGTTGTTTGGTGGTGttgctgatttttttgtttatttggttggttgatttttttttttactttactttTATTTCTAGAAGGTaaatttcttcatgttttctttctttctctctcctagTTCTGAAAGAAAGAGCAGGCAagggtttctttttctttcctgcctTTCTAGTCCCCTTTGCTCACTAAATATTCCTTGTTCATTGCTATTTTGCTTTTGGAATAAATAtagtaagaaagagagaagtccACTAGTGCCTGCATTCTAAATGCACATGTGGCAACAACCAACATTAACATTCTTCTTTTTAAGGactgttttttgggggtttttatattttcaaattttaaaattgaaaagtAAAATGTTTTGCATGGTTTAATGCTGTAATGAAATACTTAAATGTTATATATCTCATCAGATATGTTTCCTGATCTCACTGTAAAGACTGCCTCATTTCACTGGGTTTGATCCACGTGAGCAGTGAACTTTGCCTAGTTGTCACCTCTCTGTATTGTCAAGTGTCTCTCCTCAAAAGGAATATCTCCTTAggatttgtttttttggttaataaaactttttttttttttttacttaatagGGTATAGGTAGAGCCTTTTACTAGATGAGTAtcttttttccctgtctctCACTTTAATAAGTTATTAATCAGAAATTTCTAAAGGACATGCTGACATTCTCAGCATGGACAGTAGGCCACTTCTCAAAGTGAGATAACCTGTGTAAGAATCCATCAGTATTCATCAAAGCCAGTGGGTGTCTCCAGATAAGAGGTgtctgggtttgtttgtttctttttttctggagtATTCACATAATAGTAATGTCATGGGTTTGGTCATGATGTCTCTTTTAATGCTCTCCTGATCCCAGGATGACAATTTCCCATTACTCTGAAATTCATAATTTTTATtgttaaagaaaacaaagaatggGGAACTTTCATTTCTATTTTACATAACAAGCTGCTATCCTTTCTATATTGGGAGATCCAATAAATACTTATGCTACATGTATCTATTGTTTAGTGTAATCCTTCAAGAACTGGTCAGTACCAGGGAACTtcagcaatttttatttcagtgctgcttGTATTTCAGAGGAACCAGCATCAAACACTGAGATTTATCTGGCCACTTCTACAGGGTGCAACACAAATTTAACCCTTTTCCCAGGGCGCTATATGAGGTGTAAATGACTTTTATCCTGGATCCAAAGTAAAGGTTTTTGATGGCTTggattttaatgaatttttgtgttttttagctctctctccttttttattaatttattctgTCAAAGAGAATTGTGGATGGTTTGCTTTCAGAAAACTGATCTACATTTGCAGTTAAATTTATAGTAATTATTTTATGCGCTCTTTTTGGTGGTATTGTAGCAAAGTATAGTGTTTATATTGTTCAACACCAGAAATGCACATTATGATATAGAGGCTCAATAGAAACTGTACGAGGTTTTAATTATACTTGATTGTTTTTGCTGGTACAGAGGAAAAATGAATAACCAAAATTGAATGAAGACAATAGCTTTTTACTTTACAAAAGAAATTCTTgtcaaacaattttttttttcaatgaaagATCAGTTTCTCTGGCTGACAAAGGAGTTCTGCTCTTTCATATCCACATAGGGTTTAAGCAAAGGTCTGTCATTAACTTTGgaaattttttccccttttaaat contains:
- the SPCS3 gene encoding signal peptidase complex subunit 3, whose product is MNTVLSRANSLFAFSLSVMAALTFGCFITTAFKERSVPVRIAVSRVTLKNVEDFTGPRERSDLGFVTFDITADLQSIFDWNVKQLFLYLSAEYSTKNNALNQVVLWDKIMLRGDNPRLSLKDMKSKYFFFDDGNGLKGNRNITLTLSWNVVPNAGILPLVTGSGHVSVPFPDTYETTKSY